A genomic segment from Spinacia oleracea cultivar Varoflay chromosome 3, BTI_SOV_V1, whole genome shotgun sequence encodes:
- the LOC110775552 gene encoding formin-like protein 6, with product MTWQPYSETVLGLLPEICRCDRDIWRSVVPLICFDIVEYHYPNRVMRQFGLEQSVPVACDTSVDLHNVDRRHKNKKFEEMHRKYVEEWRDRESRIVQGTPFAGHRERMKEYMDWYCSITRLLITPVTRSPPTTHYQPSSSDIILSHALADLASRCTRAVDSALELPPSLALPLTLDTLRNLSSSCIETLSRVGQEHILQQYDLASSQCTPDTSTSHVSRGCGFRPPRARPPPLTPPLRPLALTSPHPPPPPSPRPPPPPSPRPPPLTPPASPPASQVISSPPLQLLTYRRQKGCSPSQRPEPIAEEDDIGTFRTFRNSCVIIGTIELLEIFCLHSSILLHKCYGLVGWYDLWRLLELDYRRWSWIIDVVGDLGFVYRLLELDYLAEDLSPFSG from the exons ATGACTTGGCAGCCATATTCAGAGACGGTACTTGGTTTACTACCCGAGATTTGTAGATGTGATAGAGATATATGGCGCTCAGTTGTACCGTTGATTTGCTTTGACATTGTTGAGTACCACTACCCAAATCGAGTGATGCGTCAGTTTGGATTGGAACAATCAGTTCCCGTTGCGTGTGACACGAGTGTTGATCTTCATAATGTGGATCGACGGCATAAAAACAAGAAGTTTGAAGAGATGCATCGCAAATATGTGGAGGAGTGGCGTGATCGTGAGAGTCGGATTGTTCAAGGCACTCCTTTTGCCGGTCATCGTGAGAGGATGAAGGAGTATATGGATTGGTATTGTAGCATCACGAGACTCCTCATTACTCCTGTTACACGATCACCCCCCACCACTCATTATCAGCCGTCTTCCTCTGATATTATTTTG TCACATGCATTGGCTGATCTTGCCTCAAGATGCACTCGAGCTGTGGATTCTGCGTTAGAGTTACCTCCCAGTTTGGCCCTTCCTCTCACTCTTGATACGTTACGCAATTTGAGTTCCTCTTGCATTGAGACCTTATCAAGAGTGGGGCAAGAACATATCCTCCAACAATATGATTTAGCCTCGTCTCAGTGTACACCCGACACCTCCACCTCACATGTTTCTCGAGGGTGTGGTTTTCGACCACCACGTGCACGCCCTCCACCACTTACTCCTCCTCTACGCCCTCTAGCACTTACTTCTCcacaccctccaccaccaccttctccacgccctccaccaccaccttctccaCGCCCTCCACCTCTTACTCCTCCTGCATCTCCGCCAGCATCACAAGTTATTTCATCTCCTCCTTTGCAGCTTCTCACTTACCGGCGACAAAAGGGTTGCTCTCCTAGTCAACGTCCCGAGCCAATTGCCGAGGAGGATGA TATTGGAACTTTTAGAACTTTTAGAAACTCATGTGTCATTATTGGAACGATTGAACTTTTGGAAATTTTTTGTTTGCACTCTTCTATTTTGTTGCATAAGTGTTATGGTTTGGTTGGTTGGTATGATTTGTGGAGGTTGTTGGAGTTGGATTACAGACGTTGGAGTTGGATTATAGACGTTGTTGGAGATCTTGGATTTGTTTACAGGTTGTTGGAGTTGGACTATTTGGCAGAAGATCTCAGCCCATTTTCTGGCTGA